In Spodoptera frugiperda isolate SF20-4 chromosome 4, AGI-APGP_CSIRO_Sfru_2.0, whole genome shotgun sequence, a single window of DNA contains:
- the LOC118272651 gene encoding uncharacterized protein LOC118272651 isoform X2 has translation MSHSRNAHKLSDKSRTDIPATDRNEDEGEVISCNATESCTYAVTVSKKPSPSSEEGALCSGQKSFISIHSTDQLCQVAYVDNPTNLEECNLEVLSLNEVFPSTSEESLSNEDDSPVQRKQRNSNKNKATIQKCQSENAEKSSYMPTNSKSSTGSRQKEPVEGQASVYSDFDIPKSTLYVVGSNPGEPKMSYPDPPKKISKTMKKFLRNIDKHKNEQNNKSSEKAISKLTTMRGILKDGRCGPECTGDSSVQGTEEYNTEHLTLPFAMDFGAHTYSKQSPDKNVTFNTQVVIIHFTGDLCVGQSVETLSKEKDQQARNSELRKTFLTKYNEFWPTQK, from the exons ATGTCACATTCGAGGAATGCACACAAATTATCTGATAAAAGTAGAACAGACATTCCGGCAACCGATAGAAATGAGGACGAAG GAGAAGTTATAAGTTGTAACGCCACCGAGAGCTGCACTTACGCTG TGACTGTTTCGAAGAAACCCTCCCCCTCGAGCGAGGAAGGTGCCTTGTGTTCTGGCCAAAAGTCGTTCATAAGTATACATTCAACTGACCAGTTGTGTCAAGTGGCCTACGTGGACAACCCGACGAACCTCGAAGAGTGCAACTTGGAAGTCCTGAGCCTCAACGAAGTGTTCCCTTCGACGTCAGAAGAAAGCCTCTCGAACGAAGATGATTCACCAGTTCAAAGAAAGCAAAGAAACTCTAACAAAAATAAGGCAACAATACAAAAGTGTCAATCGGAAAACGCAGAAAAGTCGTCTTACATGCCAACAAACAGTAAGTCGTCGACCGGGTCGCGGCAGAAAGAGCCCGTCGAAGGCCAAGCTTCGGTGTATTCTGACTTCGACATACCTAAAAGTACATTGTACGTGGTGGGAAGTAATCCCGGGGAGCCGAAAATGTCGTATCCTGATCCGCCGAAGAAAATATCTAAGACG ATGAAAAAGTTTCTGCGCAACATAGATAAGCACAAGAACGAGCAGAATAACAAGAGCAGCGAGAAGGCGATAAGCAAGCTGACGACGATGCGGGGGATCCTGAAGGACGGGCGCTGCGGGCCCGAGTGCACCGGGGACTCCTCCGTGCAGGGCACCGAGGAATACAATACCG AACATCTTACACTACCATTCGCAATGGATTTTGGAGCGCACACATACAGTAAGCAGAGTCCGGACAAAAACGTGACATTTAACACGCAAGTGGTGATCATCCACTTCACGGGAGACCTGTGCGTGGGGCAGAGCGTCGAGACTCTCAGCAAGGAGAAGGACCAACAAGCGAGAAATTCCGAACTAAGGAAAACTTTCCTCACAAAATACAACGAGTTTTGGCCCacacagaaataa
- the LOC118272651 gene encoding uncharacterized protein LOC118272651 isoform X1, whose translation MSHSRNAHKLSDKSRTDIPATDRNEDEGEVISCNATESCTYAVTVSKKPSPSSEEGALCSGQKSFISIHSTDQLCQVAYVDNPTNLEECNLEVLSLNEVFPSTSEESLSNEDDSPVQRKQRNSNKNKATIQKCQSENAEKSSYMPTNSKSSTGSRQKEPVEGQASVYSDFDIPKSTLYVVGSNPGEPKMSYPDPPKKISKTMKKFLRNIDKHKNEQNNKSSEKAISKLTTMRGILKDGRCGPECTGDSSVQGTEEYNTGKANYGYVTDIEHLTLPFAMDFGAHTYSKQSPDKNVTFNTQVVIIHFTGDLCVGQSVETLSKEKDQQARNSELRKTFLTKYNEFWPTQK comes from the exons ATGTCACATTCGAGGAATGCACACAAATTATCTGATAAAAGTAGAACAGACATTCCGGCAACCGATAGAAATGAGGACGAAG GAGAAGTTATAAGTTGTAACGCCACCGAGAGCTGCACTTACGCTG TGACTGTTTCGAAGAAACCCTCCCCCTCGAGCGAGGAAGGTGCCTTGTGTTCTGGCCAAAAGTCGTTCATAAGTATACATTCAACTGACCAGTTGTGTCAAGTGGCCTACGTGGACAACCCGACGAACCTCGAAGAGTGCAACTTGGAAGTCCTGAGCCTCAACGAAGTGTTCCCTTCGACGTCAGAAGAAAGCCTCTCGAACGAAGATGATTCACCAGTTCAAAGAAAGCAAAGAAACTCTAACAAAAATAAGGCAACAATACAAAAGTGTCAATCGGAAAACGCAGAAAAGTCGTCTTACATGCCAACAAACAGTAAGTCGTCGACCGGGTCGCGGCAGAAAGAGCCCGTCGAAGGCCAAGCTTCGGTGTATTCTGACTTCGACATACCTAAAAGTACATTGTACGTGGTGGGAAGTAATCCCGGGGAGCCGAAAATGTCGTATCCTGATCCGCCGAAGAAAATATCTAAGACG ATGAAAAAGTTTCTGCGCAACATAGATAAGCACAAGAACGAGCAGAATAACAAGAGCAGCGAGAAGGCGATAAGCAAGCTGACGACGATGCGGGGGATCCTGAAGGACGGGCGCTGCGGGCCCGAGTGCACCGGGGACTCCTCCGTGCAGGGCACCGAGGAATACAATACCGGTAAAGCTAACTACGGCTACGTAACTGATATAG AACATCTTACACTACCATTCGCAATGGATTTTGGAGCGCACACATACAGTAAGCAGAGTCCGGACAAAAACGTGACATTTAACACGCAAGTGGTGATCATCCACTTCACGGGAGACCTGTGCGTGGGGCAGAGCGTCGAGACTCTCAGCAAGGAGAAGGACCAACAAGCGAGAAATTCCGAACTAAGGAAAACTTTCCTCACAAAATACAACGAGTTTTGGCCCacacagaaataa
- the LOC118272654 gene encoding methyltransferase-like protein 22, whose translation MPELTVTSEIYEEYDYKTKLSPSTEGNVISEFPFLLPKAGSSATYDDDDDLDIERPQKEVIKIEHSSKTKIALVGLQVWRGAFLLGDWLIHLGLKGELTNRSVLELGAGTGLTSFVAALYAKKVICTDINMGGILDLIKLNAKYNKKLVKSQFKVMPLDFTDTAWSPALLTEVKHASIIIAADVIYDDDLTAAFVSTIQKILNTEPPKTLYMVLEKRYVFTIEHLDSVAPCYETFLTLLDKVKTENAHSTWDIQQLPLDFPKYFTYDRVKDLVLWKISSTPI comes from the exons ATGCCAGAACTGACGGTGACATCTGAGATATATGAGGAGTAtgattataaaactaaattatcacCCAGCACCGAAGGAA ATGTGATATCAGAGTTTCCATTCCTGTTGCCTAAAGCTGGAAGCAGTGCCActtatgatgacgatgatgaccTGGACATCGAGAGGCCACAGAAAGAAGTTATTAAAATTG aaCACAGTTCCAAAACCAAAATCGCGCTAGTAGGCCTACAAGTATGGCGGGGCGCGTTCCTCCTCGGTGATTGGTTGATACACCTCGGCTTGAAAGGGGAACTGACCAATCGGAGCGTTTTGGAGCTTGGCGCGGGAACCGGGCTCACCAGTTTTGTTGCCGCTTTGTATGCTAAGAAAGTTATTTGCACAG ATATCAACATGGGCGGTATACTAGACCTAATTAAACTAAACGCCAAGTACAACAAGAAGTTGGTAAAGTCACAATTTAAAGTAATGCCGCTGGACTTCACCGACACCGCGTGGAGCCCCGCCTTGTTGACTGAAGTCAAACACGCGAGCATCATTATTGctgctgatg taataTACGACGACGATTTAACAGCGGCCTTCGTGTCGACCATACAGAAGATACTGAACACGGAGCCACCCAAAACGTTATACATGGTGTTAGAAAAGCGGTACGTGTTCACGATAGAGCACCTCGACTCGGTGGCGCCCTGTTACGAGACATTCCTCACTCTGCTAGACAAAGTCAAGACAGAGAACGCACATTCCACGTGGGACATACAACAACTACCTCTAGACTTCCCCAAGTATTTCACCTACGACCGAGTCAAAGACCTCGTTCTATGGAAAATCTCATCTACACCTATCTAA